The window ctgtacgtgtgttgaacgagtacgactccctcatccgcgttcttgtaacgcttccgcatcacgatctttaagggtatgaagatgcactcatcctctccctctcttgttgctagaatctccatagattgatcttggtgatgtgtagaaaattttgaatttctgctacgttccccaacagaaggcgTCGTAGAAGATCCCACACCTGTGACTGCATCAGATGCAGACTCATGATGAGCCAATGATGGAGCGGTCGGGGCAGAATCTGCGCAGGAGTCTGCGTCATCGTCCCGTCGTGACGGACGCTGCACGTAGCAACGGATGTCGGCGCCAAACCGACCAGGCGCAGGGCCAAACGCGGGGCCAGGCGCGGGCGGCTCGAGATGGCGCCCTGTGGCGCTGGAGGATTGGCGCGGGGCGGTTGCCTGTCGGTCCATTAGGTTGTTGTTTGTGTGAAGCGGCACGGGGCTCGAGGCTGATCGACCTAGCACGGTCGGCGCGGATCTCATGGGGGATAACATGGAAGACTGACAGGGGACAGATCCCAAGGGAGATGCACCCGGATCCCGAGGAGGATCTGCTCCGATGCTGCTGATGTTTTGTCCAGGGAGCATAAAAATGATGATTTGGGCTGATTTCTTCACCATTTTTTGCGCAGTTTTTTTCTGTTGCATCACAAGACTCAAGGCCATCATTAGTAAGAGGATTAGACAAAAATTGATCATTAGTGGTTAAAACACCCCCATTATCAAGACCGGTAAGATGAGACGGTAAAAGTAGAATCTCCTTTTGGAGAAGGGCTCCGGCGTTTGGGTGGAGGTGTGCAAAAGGGAAAATAGTTTCATCAAACACAAAGTCATGGGAAATGTAGATGCGTCCGGTTGATACATCAAGACACTTTACACCCTTATGTTGTGGACTATAACCCAAGAATACACACTGCTTTGATCAGAACATGAGTTTACGAATGTTGTACGGCCGAAGATATGGCCAACACGCACACCCAAACATTCGCAATGATGTATAGTCCGGTTTGGTGTGAAGGAGGCGTTCTACTGGAGATTCATTGTTGATGACCCGACTAGGCAACATGTTTATGAGGTGGACTGCGGTGAGAAAAGCCACATCCCAGAATTTCAAAGGCATGGATGCAGCAGCGAGCAAAGCCAGGCTGACTTCAACTATGTGTCTGTGCTTGCGCTCGGCTGACCCGTTTTGCTGGTGAGCATGGGGGCATGACACatgatgtgatatgccaatttgctGAAAGAAGGAGTTCAGATTTCTGTATTCCCCTCCCCAATCAGATTAGAGAGCTAAGATTTTGGAATCAAACTTTCTTTCTACTAGTGCTTGAAAGTTGCGGAAAACTTGAAACACATCAGATTTGTTTTTGATAAGATAGATCCAAGTGTACTTGCTGAAGTCATCGATAAAGATTACGTAATAGGTGTGTCTACCAACGGAGGTGGGAGCAGGACCCCAAACATAAAAAAAATGAGTTCAAGAGGTTTAGTGGATATGCTTGTAGACACAGGATAAGGTAACTGATGACTCTTAGCACGTTGACATGAATCACAAACTGTTTCACAATCACGCTTACCAACAAACAGGAGCTTATTCTTTTTAAGCAAATGTTCGACTAAGGAAAAAGATGCATGTCCTAATCTATCATGCTGTCGTGTTGAAGAGACTTTGGTGACACCATACACTTGTTTATTCAATCTCCTAAGCTCCGGAATCAACGGGTAAAGCCCTCGAATGCATCTATCTCGATACAGGATTTTCTtcgtgacctgatccttgatcaaaaagaaaaatgGGTGAAACTCAAGGAATACATGATTGTCAATGGCAATGCGATGAACTGAGAGGAGATTTTTCGAGGCACTAGGGACATGCAAAAAAATTCTGAGACGCATATGTATATGGGGAGTTTTAATCACTGAATGACCAACGTGGCTAATGCTCATACCTTCTCCGTTGGCAGTGTGGACTTGATCTTGCCCGCGATATTTTTCACGGACCGTCACCTTCTCTAGCTCGCCGGTGTTGTGGTCGGTTGCACCGCTGGCCACATACCAGTTTCTGTCGATGCCGTAGGAGCCATCTGCTGCGCCTGCAACCTTCTCGTCTTGAGACGACTCACCATCCTCTTCATAGAGGTACCAGCAGTCGCGTGCGGTGTGGCCAAGTTTGCCATAAATTTGGCAGCGCGGCGCGtcaggattgttgttgttgttgttgttgggccgcccactggcgccgccgccgccacgagaGGAGTTGCCGCCGCCGCTGTTTCCGCCCGCTGGTGGCTTGCCCTTGCCATGCTGTGGACCACTATAGCGTGAGGAGCCGCCGCTGCCGCGGCCGCGAGCGACCACATTTGCAGAGGAGTTGAAACCTCCGCCCGAGGTGTTGTTTTAGAGGGCGAGGCGATGATCGAAGTTGCTCATCTAGGCGTAGAGGCCATCGAGGTTGATGGTGTCGGTGCGGGCGTCGTTGGCGGAGACGAGGGGCTAGTACTCCATGTCGAGGCCGGCGGTGATGTAGGAGACAAGCTCATCGTCATCAATGGGCTTTCCGGCGGCTGCGAGCTCATCTGCGAGTGCCCTCATGTGGGCGAAGTGGGCGGCAATAGACTGCGTCCCCTTCTGCGCCGTGGAGAGTGCAACTCTGATGTTGTTGATGCGAGCTCGAGATTGCGACGAGAACATGTGATCAAGAGCTGCCCAGAGCTCTTGCGGCATGGCTATGGAAGTGACCTGCACGAGGACCTCTTTGGTGAGGGTATTAAGCAAGTATCCGAGTACCAACCAGATCGGATGGAGAGGGTTTGGAGTTTGCTCTTCTTTCTCATCTTTGTCCTTCGTGGTGAGGAACTTGACGGGCTCCGACATGGTATGGTTCCGTCAACGTAGCAGAAGAAGCCAGCTCCCCTCAGCTGCGGTGTCACCTACGCACGCCACATGACGTAGTTGGTGCGGGTGAGCTTCTCTGCGACCTGCCCAAGGGAGGCCTGGACGGTGCTTGAGGAGGACGACATGGCTGGAGATGGGTTTTGCTAGATGCGATGGATAGAGGTGGCTCTGTATAACATGTAAAGAAGCGGAGAACGTCGTACCTCTCTCGAGGCGACGGTTTCGTGTTAATATAGGCAGGGGCGTATCCCTGATAAGCATACAATTTAGTTGAGATTACATCTTGGAGATCAAGGAAGAAAGAGATAAGATAGAGATGAAAAGATTACAACCATATACTCTAATAACCTCAATCTATCTAAGGTAAACCTGACTCAACCGAACCGGTGCACTGGTGCGCCCCAATGGACCTGACTAACACGTTGTTTAACATTGTCTGATGCATGTGGGGAAGAGTATTCAGATTCTTGATtggatattctcagattattggctgggTGTATTAACATACATGGCCGCACACTGATTTAAGATTTTGGTGTAACGAAAAACAGGGGTTCCTGATTAGAAACCGACAGAAGAGTAAAATGCTTGATTAGCAAATACATATAGCTGCAAGAAAATGTGTTTGATTGCTGACTACACAATCTGAACCATACATCTCTGAAATTATATTAGATTCTTGATCTTGGAAATTTAGAGCTGCTGTAGTGTTGTTTTTTATATAAATGGCATGCTAACCTGCTtatttaatttagatgtgtaggtaGAAGCTAATATTGAACCGTGATGTCAGTTCAGAGATGCACTTGACCATTTTTCACAGAAACGTGTGCGTTTTAGCAGCACATGTGCAGTTCTGGTCATTTGACTATAACAAATCGTTAGAAATACAAACCACTTGTACATTCAGAAAAAATAACTTTGTAAACATCGTCGGCTAGTTACACTAGCACATACGTGGTACGTGCTGGTATATATgcgggtgttggttttgaacaaatgcTGAATCACATCTCTGGCTTACGAACGGCAGTGTGCGCCTGTCCTGGAACTTAAAACTCAGAACTGTATGCTGCTGCTCTGTCTGCGGATCTCTTGCTGTACGCTTGTCGCAATAAGAAGATAGTTGGAGCCAAAATATTCTAGGACCTGGAAATAGACGTGTACAGAATCTTTTATCACGTAAATAGTTGCACTTAAGTTCACGATTCAGTTCAGAGCCCCTCAACCTCTGTACTTGTGCGTTTTACTGTAGTGACAGCAGTGGCTTTTAGGCTAAGCAGTTTATATGCTTCTCTGAGATAGGAGGAGTGGCTTTCAGGCTAAATCTCTCTTGTCCTGAAATGATTGCCTACATTCTACTACAGTACTCTGCAAGTCCAAATTTATTGCCGTTTAGCAGATTCCTATTGCAAAATTTAAAGGGTCCTGCTGAAACATACAACATCGAGCcagtgccgcccttcctcttcatcagTGGTGGCAAGAAGGCTGACACCGTCGCCCGCGGTAGGAGCGATGCATGTTATCAGCAAGGGTCGGCATCCGCTGTAGTGGTTACAACTGTCGTCCGCTTGGCTTGGTTGTGACTGAACTTGTGTTTGTTCTGTCTGAATGTTGCTACAGACCAATATGCTTATGTATTCCTACAAAAATGAGTTCTAGTTGTTCATCATACCTGTTGTTCTCTGGGTCGTGTTGTTGAAGAGGGTTTACACCCCACATGTGAACTAATCCCCTGCAACCGAACAACAGCACATGTGAGGGGTTGGTTTTCATGGTGTTTTTTTGTTTCCATGCTAACGTGGGCTTAACCGAACAAGTCCTGAAGAGATACTGAATTTGATTTTTCGTGCAGTAGATATGCCAAACAGTAGGCACCAATTTCCCAATAAAACCTCTCTTCAAAATAACAATAAACACCTCAAATTTCAAAGTGAATTACATTTACACACACGTCAGTCAAATGTGCCTTGCTTAAGTCGTCGGCCATGAATCTTCCCTCTTGGTCTCTCAACTCACTACATTCTCTCCTTCACTCATTCGAGCCTTGATCAGAAAAGAGACACCGTAGAAGATTGCTGTCAGCTCACCCACTCATCTGCTGCATCATGCACACATTCTCATCATCTCTGGCAGTGGTAATGTGGTATGCCAACCAAATCAAATCAATGGCACCGGCAGATCTAGACAGACGACGAATGATCCAAGCCTAGCTAGCCATCGTGAGGCGCGGTGGAGTTGACGAGGGTGGCGATCCTGACCCTGGGCCTGGAGTAGTCGCCGGTGAGCAGCCTGGATGCGACGATGGCGTTGGCGAACTCGGTGAGGTGGATGCCGTCCCAGCTGATGAACTTGGCGTCCATGTCGCACAGCTGCATCTCCCCGGACATGCACATCTTGAAGTGGTTGTAGTTGTGGGGCGGGCCGCCGTTGCCGCAGCACGCCATGAGGGGCCTCTCGACGCCGTACTTGCTgtggttggccacgaggtcgtactTGATGGGGTACAGGTCGGTGAAGACGATGGCGGCGTCGGCCATGCGCTGCCGGAGCTGGTTGCAGGTCTCGGCCAGCTTCTCGTTGAAGGCCTTGGCGACGTTGTTGTACTTGTTGAGGCAGCCGTTGGCGTCGAGGTCGCTGTCGTCGTCCCTGGGGATGGACAGCTTCTGCGGCAGGCAGCCCAGCGCCCCCGTCCCGTGGATCCAGAACTTCCTCGCCCCGTGCGCGTACAGGGTCTGCAGGTACGTATGACGATCGATTCCATTATTTGCACCACATATCAATGGAGATTTACTGAAATACAGAGGGGGCCAACCATGTTTTTACCTCCATGGCGAATTTGATGTGACCAACTATGGCGGGGATCTTGGCGAGCACTTGATCGTAGGGGAGGTGAAGATACGCGGAGAGATCGTTGTGCCCGATGTCCATGGCGTAGATGGCGTTCCGGAACCCCTCCCGGTCGATCGGCGTCCTCTCGCCTGCATCACATCTCACAACAAGCAGCCATCAAGGTACTACAATGGTTTTACTTTTCGTCGGAGAGATTATTATCCTTCCACTTTCTCTGCTTGGACAGCAGACTCAACTATTCTTTAGGACTTGGATTTTGTCATGACACAAGACACGAACTATTCACTGGACAAATTACGCGTGCAGTGCGGTTGTCATGTCTGCATCAATCATTATTTCTCTAGAGACTACTAGCTGTGAATTAGGTGGGAACATGTGATTTAATTTTAAACATGTTCCTcagcaataataataataatcttgATGGAGATGTACACTGCATATGCTTGCACAGTTTGGGACCATCAGTGTAGCTTCTGCTTAAGTCAAGGCTCAGCACAATAATAAGTAACCTAACATGTTCCTCTTCCAAACGCGACACATAAGCCGAATCTAACATACACAACATATGTTAGGCATCTAGGGGTAGTTTGGGACCATTGGCGTAGCTTGTGCTAGATGCAGATGCACACAACATGTTGGGATGGTTTGGGACCATGAGTGTAGCTTGTGCTTAAGTCAAGGCTCAGCGCAATATAATCTTACGTAATAAGCTAGCTAAAATGTTCTTCTTCCAAAAGCGACACATGAGCCGAGGCTAAGATACACAACATATGTTGGGCAATAGGCATCTTCGGATAGTTCGGGACCATCGACGTGGCTTCTGCTTAAGTCAAAACTCAACACAACAACCTTACACGACAAGCTAGCTAGCTAAAATATTCGTTCTTCCAAAAGCGACATTTAAGCCGAAGCAAACAGACGCGAAATAAGATAGAGTATTTTTGTTTCCTCCATCAAATTTTCACCATACGACAAATCGTGGTTTCTGTTGTTGTACTAGTTTTATCAGCTCATACGTTTGTGCAAACAAGTTGTCGATAAGGATGGGCAAACCTTTGTTGAGCAGCTCGAAAGACCTGGTTCTGAAGTAGAGGAACTGATGGAGCTGCACGTCGAGCGAGAAGGGGGATCCCCCCGGCGTCGCCGTCGACCCGCCGATGGCGAAGTTGGCGCCGTTGCTGAAGTCGGAGCCCAGCGCCTTGAGGTACGGGCTCAGATGAGGCGTGCCCAGGCTCTCACCTGCGTCATGGCATCGTCAAAAAAATGATATTGCCCATGAGTGAGTGGAGTGCAAATACTTTTGACGCAATGGCTTCCCTATGCGCAAGCGTACATGTGGAGTGGCCGCATAATCGCCTTTATGATCCCATTACAGCGATGTCCCATTTGCTTGTCGGCACACGCATTCGTGCGTCCTCTTCACCTTTTTTTTTCTCACAATGCCCGTCCCTTTCCCTTAATTTAACTTAATTTCTtagggtgctatgctactctgaagCTGCCCTTTCTTCAAAGCTTCAGAAAAGAAGTCCCCATTTGTGCTGTGTGTAGAGAATAAACTTTGAAGATTCGTTTGTTTGGGTCAGTGCACTGCACACCGACACTAGCTAGTGTAATTATGCTTTGTTCTAGATAAAATCTTTGATTTGGTTAACTGCTTTTCTTGTAATGATGCTCTGGTGTTTACAactgtgcccccaccggttcctaaTATTTTGCTTACATTGTTTCCTGGACGTATTCGTGGAATTTTATTAAGATTTCCTGGCAGCTTTCCCAGTCGTTGGATCTCGATCCAACCTCCCATGTGCATATTACTATCCCCTTCCTCACCaaaaaaaaaaattgaaataaaaaTCTCCCACCACTGCCTTATCCTAAGCCATGGCCGCTCTGTTCCCAGCAAAGTACCATGTCGCagcagagagagaagaagaagcagTGGATGGGGGATGAGACTCACAGATGAAGTCGATGACGAGGCGGCCGTCGGAGAGGCGGCCGGTGGGGCGGCGGAAGTAGGTGCGGCCCTCCGGGAGCGCAATGTTGAGGCCGCTGGCCGCCGCCATGCCGCCCGTGTCGGAGTTGGAGTCCCCGAAGTTGAAGATCACCACGGGGGACCTCTTGGTGGCAGCCTCCGCGTCCGGCTCCGCGGCGCGGGTGGCGACGGCCAGGCCGCTCCCCCAGGACCCGTAGCCGGCCGCCACGACGGCCGCGGCGGGCATGTACTTGAGGCAGCCGACGAGCAGCACGGCCCCCACACCCGCCAGCAGCACGTAGTACTGCAGCCTCAGGCTGATCTTGGCGGCGCCCACGCCCCCTCCGCCGTTCATCTCCCTGCCTTCTTGCTCTGTCTCTCACCACGCACACCCGACGACGGACGACCCGAGTGGCTAGCTGCCTGCCGGATCCTTGCTCTGGCTGGAGAAGTGTGTGCTTGGCGTGGCTGTGTACCCGTGTATGTATATGTAGGCGGTTGACGGGTCCGTCGGGCCGAGCCCACCTTCGCTTCCGTGTCcttgggagaggagaggagaggagaggggaggctGAGATGGATCGATGCGATGCATGTCATGTCACGCACCGCGCCGGAGAAGAGGGGTCGGGAAAAGTAAAGGTGACGGCGATGGATGCGCGCGTGTTGCAATGAATAATACTACGGGGAGGGAAGGACTAAGGAGGCATGGCCCCCTCGCCATCGGCGCGAGGTGCATGAGAGTCAAGAAAAGGGGCGGTTGGTGGGATGCGGATGCGGGGGGCAGCGGGCTAGTGACCAGTGAGTGGCTCTCGTGTCGCGCTTCCACCGGATGCAACGGCGACGGCGCATCGGCATCGTACACGACAGCCAGCGGGGCCGTAGCGTGGCTTCTTTCGGCCATTCATGGGAGTCCTGTCAGGGCTCGGGCTGGCTCCCCGCGCCACGGGCAACAGGGGTGGGCGGCGCTGCGCCCGCGTCCTCTACGTGCCGCCCGCGGCCGTGGGCCCTGTGATTTTCTCCTCACATTTACTGTAAACTCAGCATCTTAAGACAGAACTCATTATATTTGACCAATAATGCTGGACCTACGTAATCAACCTACGTAAACCTACGTTCTATCCTCTCTAAACCAATCGCCCCCCTCTCCCCTGAGTTTCACGTTGTGGGACTGGGCATAATTTTTCTTCCAATTTGACCCCCTGACCGCGGAGGTGGGTCATTACCTTTTTTTTTGCAGGGAGGTGGGCCATTACCTTGTTGACACCAAACCATGGAAACCACGTGTACACCCTATCAAGTCTTTGTTCGGTTACACCCTGTCCCAAGGGGATTTNNNNNNNNNNNNNNNNNNNNNNNNNNNNNNNNNNNNNNNNNNNNNNNNNNNNNNNNNNNNNNNNNNNNNNNNNNNNNNNNNNNNNNNNNNNNNNNNNNNNNNNNNNNNNNNNNNNNNNNNNNNNNNNNNNNNNNNNNNNNNNNNNNNNNNNNNNNNNNNNNNNNNNNNNNNNNNNNNNNNNNNNNNNNNNNNNNNNNNNNNNNNNNNNNNNNNNNNNNNNNNNNNNNNNNNNNNNNNNNNNNNNNNNNNNNNNNNNNNNNNNNNNNNNNNNNNNNNNNNNNNNNNNNNNNNNNNNNNNNNNNATTTAATTCTTTTTACCATGCAACACATACCTAAGTGTTTCCACCTTGTCTGTGGGCTTCGCATATGTAGTTCACTAGCGATGCCATCATTTGttttgcctcttcttcttcttacagCGGAGCTTCGTCCAGTTCCGCTCCCCGCTCGTCCGGCTCAGCCGTGGCCATGTCCACCGGCTAGCTGGGCCCCTCAGAGTGTTGGTCTGGCCGGCAAGGTAGAGTAGGGCATGGTACACGAGCCGGCTCATGGGACTCAAGGCGCCGCCTTCTCCAGTGCCCTACTCTTAATCGTCGGAGCCCGAAACCCGTTGGGTGCCGGTGGACgtcagatcgatgacggatccatcCTGGTATGAGCCGCGGACGTCCACCACGATGCGGTTGCGACTCCCGGACTAATGCGCCATacggggtgtgatacgtctccaatgtatctacttttccaaacacttttgcccttattttggactctaacttgcatgatttgaatgaaactaacccggactgacgctgttttcagcagaactgccatgatgttgttttatgtgtagaaaagaaaatttctcagaatgtcctggaaatccacggaggcactttttgaaattaataagaatttttggcgaaagaatcaataccaGGGGGCTCACagactgtccacgagacaggggggcgcctcccccctagggcgcggccccctatctcgtgggccccctggatctccaccgacgtcaactccaactccatatattcacgttcggggagaaaaaaaatcaaggagaaagtttcatcgcgttttacgacacggagccgctgccaagccctaatctctctcgagagggctgatctggagtccgttcggggctccggagagggggattcgtcgccgtcgtcatcatcaaccatcccccatcaccaatttcatgatgctcactgacgtgcgtgagtaattccatcgtaggcttgctggacggtgatgggttggatgagatttaccatgtaatcaagttagttttgttcgggtttgatccctagtatccactatggtctgagattgatgttgctatgactttgctatgcttaatgcttgtcactagggcccgagtgccatgatttcagatatgaacctattatgttttcatgaatatatgtgtattcttgatcctatcttgcaagtctatagtcacctattatgtgttatgatccgacaaccccgaagtgacaataattgggatacttcttggtgatgaccgtagtttgaggagttcatgtattcactatgtgctaatgctttgtttcggttctttattaaaaggaccccgctgccacgggagggtaggacaaaagatgtcatgcaagttcttttccataagcatgtgtgactatttacggaatacatgcctatattacattgatgaactggagctagttctatatcaccctatgtataactattgcatgaggaatcgcatccggcataattatcgaccactgatccattgcctacgagcttttcatatattgttcttcgcttatttactttttcgttgctactgttacaactactacaaaaaccccaaaacatttatctttacttttgctaccgttacttttattatcataccacttttgctactaaatactttgctgtagatactaagttatccaggtgtggttgaattgacaactcaactgctaatactcaagaatattctttggctccccttgtgtcaaatcaataaatttgggttgaacactttaccctcaaaagctattgcgatcccctacacttgtgggttatcaagactaatttctggcgccgttgccggggagcatagctctattctctgagtcacttgggatttatatctgttgatcactatgaagaacttgaaagacgatcgaactactattttgccctcaactatgaggggaggcaaggaactgccatctagccttgcactagattctccttctgttatcagTAGGCTTgctacacctaaacctgctactgctatgaattctgatatgtcgcatgttattgatgatgccacttctgttatgcatgatgaaactacttctgtgcttgatactactttgccattaggtgcatttcttgatgaacaacttgctagacttagggggaatgaaattactgaagagcctattattgatgatagtgatgatgaaggttctcccaatgattatgtattgcatgttgttcctaagggttatgttatgaatgaagaagctgctaggaaaatctttgcttgcaatgatagatatgatcttaagaaattattggcTAAGTGGAAGCGGCAGTCTctcaatgctagaatgaaacacaaccctgcttttgctacttcacctatctgtgttactgataaggattatgaattctctgttgatcctgatattattactttagttgaatctgatcctttttatggccttgaatctgaaactgttgtggcacatcttaccaagttgaatgatatagctaccctgtttactcatgatgagaagtctcgctatttatatattcttaagatatttccgctctcattaaagggtgatgctaagacttggtataattctcttgctcctggttgtgtgtgtagtctccgggatatgatttattacttctctgctaaatatttccctgctcataagaaacaagctgccttgcgggaaatatataattttgtgcaaatcaaagaagagagtctcccacaagcttgggggaggcttctccggttacttaatgctttgcctgatcatcctcttaagaagaatgaaatacttgatatattttataatggactaaccgatgcttccaaggactacttgggtagttgtgctggttgtgttttcagggaaagaacagttgacgaagctgaaatactattgagtaatatgttgactaatgaaaataattggactcttcctgagccaattcctgaagtaattcctgaactaattgagccaactcctgagccttttcctaaacccactccgaagaagagaggtgttttatttctcagtcctgaagatatgcaagaggcaaagaaatcaatgaaagagaaaggtattaaagctgaagatgttaagaatttactgcctattgaagaaatacatggtcttaatataccgcctgaagaaccatattgtcttgataacccgacacaggtagtaaaggtaaattctctctatagatatgataaagttgaaataccctctactaaatttcatagcccatgcttagatgaatttgatgactttatggctagacaagaaagttttaatgcttatgttggtagagagttaaagaataatgttttcgagataggacgcgtaggtgataatctggctagagttaaagatgaacttcaccgcgttagcaaatatgcttctatggttgcta is drawn from Triticum dicoccoides isolate Atlit2015 ecotype Zavitan chromosome 6B, WEW_v2.0, whole genome shotgun sequence and contains these coding sequences:
- the LOC119322955 gene encoding GDSL esterase/lipase At1g09390-like, with amino-acid sequence MNGGGGVGAAKISLRLQYYVLLAGVGAVLLVGCLKYMPAAAVVAAGYGSWGSGLAVATRAAEPDAEAATKRSPVVIFNFGDSNSDTGGMAAASGLNIALPEGRTYFRRPTGRLSDGRLVIDFICESLGTPHLSPYLKALGSDFSNGANFAIGGSTATPGGSPFSLDVQLHQFLYFRTRSFELLNKGERTPIDREGFRNAIYAMDIGHNDLSAYLHLPYDQVLAKIPAIVGHIKFAMETLYAHGARKFWIHGTGALGCLPQKLSIPRDDDSDLDANGCLNKYNNVAKAFNEKLAETCNQLRQRMADAAIVFTDLYPIKYDLVANHSKYGVERPLMACCGNGGPPHNYNHFKMCMSGEMQLCDMDAKFISWDGIHLTEFANAIVASRLLTGDYSRPRVRIATLVNSTAPHDG